A window of Shewanella mesophila contains these coding sequences:
- the wecA gene encoding UDP-N-acetylglucosamine--undecaprenyl-phosphate N-acetylglucosaminephosphotransferase codes for MDYLIPLSCSFFVSFLVIRWIIPVAEKVGLVDIPTGRKQHNGRVPLIGGFAIYLSVMTTSLIFIPDNQSLNIYLVSASLILFIGILDDKYDIPVRYRLVAQVIVASMMIFGAGLYLKDLGDLLGFGFISLGFVGVFITVIAVIGAINAFNMVDGIDGLAGMLSLITFAGLAFLLSRVGSDWYLLPMLFIAALVAYLMFNLGWPNKILRKVFMGDAGSMLIGLTVVWLLVIGVDDSGVNAFRPVTALYLIAIPLMDMAAIMLRRINKGDSPFKPDRDHLHHIFMRAGFSPLQSLAIISVCASIFAFIGVLSELYLVPEAIMFIGFLVIFALYSYAIQHAWQIISTFRNLMRRT; via the coding sequence ATGGATTATTTGATCCCCCTGAGTTGCTCTTTTTTTGTATCATTCTTAGTCATACGATGGATTATTCCCGTGGCTGAGAAAGTAGGTTTAGTTGATATCCCTACAGGGCGAAAACAGCATAACGGTAGGGTGCCATTGATTGGCGGATTTGCAATATATCTTAGTGTTATGACAACTAGCTTAATTTTTATCCCTGATAATCAGTCGCTTAATATCTATCTAGTCTCAGCTTCGTTAATCCTGTTTATCGGTATATTAGACGATAAATACGATATACCTGTACGATACCGTTTGGTTGCTCAGGTGATAGTCGCGTCAATGATGATCTTTGGTGCCGGGTTGTATTTGAAAGATCTCGGAGATTTGCTAGGCTTTGGTTTCATTTCGCTTGGCTTTGTTGGCGTATTTATCACTGTTATTGCTGTGATCGGAGCAATTAATGCCTTCAATATGGTTGACGGTATAGATGGGTTAGCCGGAATGCTTAGCCTAATAACGTTTGCTGGCTTAGCCTTTTTGTTGAGTCGAGTTGGGAGTGATTGGTATCTTTTGCCTATGTTGTTTATTGCAGCTTTGGTTGCGTATTTAATGTTTAACTTAGGCTGGCCTAATAAGATACTTAGAAAAGTATTTATGGGTGATGCTGGAAGTATGTTAATAGGTCTGACTGTGGTCTGGCTTCTTGTCATTGGAGTTGATGATAGTGGTGTCAATGCATTCAGACCTGTCACAGCACTCTATCTTATCGCTATACCTTTGATGGATATGGCTGCAATAATGTTAAGAAGAATCAATAAAGGCGACTCACCCTTTAAGCCTGATCGTGATCACTTACATCATATATTTATGAGAGCTGGATTTAGTCCGTTACAGTCGTTAGCTATCATTAGTGTTTGTGCTAGTATATTTGCTTTTATAGGCGTTTTATCTGAACTCTATCTGGTACCTGAAGCCATTATGTTTATCGGCTTTCTTGTTATATTTGCACTCTATAGTTATGCGATTCAGCATGCTTGGCAAATTATTTCAACCTTTAGAAATTTAATGCGTAGAACGTAG
- a CDS encoding chemotaxis protein CheW, with product MSNSVDEAVFDYFALLLSEPLSEEEHDVTKVAVGGNLKSSAANVQVTDGVHNFAIDELPKTQMQSTVKPSVDLPSMVKHQAEHQLNKRALEQLLAPVAEATLVMNDPSVSIETKAVIDNATSVTSDSDEKVVISTTKQTVVDAQINEKIETSASIKLDSQNIEKSELETDVKRQTQTGATPPSVTEALIDTLDDEFQVLFFKVAGLTLAVPLVSLGGIVQLERVNHIMGRPAWYHGVQTHRDSQLNIVDTCAWVMPEKYDDKLAQSVDYQYIVLLEDSNWGLACESLVNSVKILKSEVNWRTKAGKRPWLAGVVKQQMCGILHVQALIELLNLGLGSQDSID from the coding sequence ATGTCAAACTCAGTTGATGAAGCCGTATTCGATTATTTCGCCTTGCTGTTATCTGAGCCACTAAGCGAAGAAGAGCATGATGTCACCAAAGTCGCAGTAGGTGGCAATCTAAAATCTAGTGCTGCTAATGTGCAAGTTACCGATGGGGTTCATAACTTTGCGATAGATGAGTTGCCAAAAACTCAGATGCAAAGCACGGTTAAACCGAGTGTTGATTTACCGTCAATGGTGAAACATCAAGCGGAGCATCAGCTTAATAAGAGAGCCTTAGAACAGCTTTTAGCGCCAGTTGCTGAAGCGACATTGGTAATGAATGACCCCAGTGTTAGCATTGAAACCAAAGCGGTTATTGATAACGCTACGAGTGTAACTTCGGACTCCGACGAAAAAGTTGTGATTTCAACGACAAAACAAACAGTTGTTGATGCTCAAATTAATGAAAAGATTGAAACTTCAGCTAGTATTAAACTTGATAGCCAAAACATTGAAAAGTCGGAATTAGAAACTGATGTTAAGCGCCAAACACAAACTGGTGCAACGCCTCCAAGTGTGACCGAGGCGCTTATTGATACATTGGATGATGAGTTTCAGGTGTTGTTTTTTAAGGTTGCAGGCTTGACACTGGCAGTGCCGTTAGTAAGTCTTGGTGGCATTGTTCAGTTGGAGCGGGTCAATCACATTATGGGACGACCGGCTTGGTACCATGGCGTTCAAACTCATAGGGATTCACAACTTAACATCGTCGATACTTGTGCTTGGGTGATGCCCGAAAAATATGATGATAAACTGGCGCAATCTGTTGATTACCAATATATTGTATTGTTAGAGGATAGTAATTGGGGATTAGCTTGTGAATCCTTAGTTAATTCAGTAAAAATATTGAAATCAGAAGTTAACTGGCGTACCAAAGCGGGGAAACGTCCTTGGCTCGCTGGGGTAGTAAAACAACAGATGTGTGGCATACTTCATGTACAAGCATTGATTGAGTTATTAAATTTAGGATTGGGTAGTCAGGACTCTATTGACTGA
- a CDS encoding EscU/YscU/HrcU family type III secretion system export apparatus switch protein — protein MSDDQHLKNDSNSNTDKDRPKQAAALRYNGSSAPTITAKGESLVAEEIIALAKEAGIYIHQDTNLSNFLQKLEIGEEIPKELYLLIAELIAFAYMLDGKFPERWDNMHNKIMEEV, from the coding sequence ATGTCAGACGATCAACATTTAAAAAATGACTCAAACAGTAACACAGACAAGGACAGACCCAAGCAGGCTGCAGCGCTGCGATATAATGGTAGCTCTGCGCCTACAATCACGGCGAAAGGAGAAAGTTTAGTTGCGGAGGAGATCATCGCCTTAGCAAAAGAGGCTGGGATCTATATTCATCAAGATACAAACTTAAGCAATTTTCTACAGAAACTAGAGATCGGCGAAGAGATCCCTAAAGAGCTCTATTTGTTGATCGCAGAGCTGATCGCATTCGCCTACATGCTAGATGGAAAGTTTCCTGAAAGATGGGACAACATGCATAACAAGATTATGGAAGAGGTCTGA
- a CDS encoding SLBB domain-containing protein has protein sequence MLLKVKKLILVSIGLICLTIGSAHAVTPSLQMMEKFKSLPKAEQERLAKQYGLDPSAISADSNSSQQQLGSQSIINPREIKDEQTKALKEQQLIVEEVHQFLKDQKDKETKKLKPYGYDLFEGEPMTFAPVSDIPIPGEYLVGPGDNIKVQLYGKENKEYDLVISRDGTIQFPQLGPISVSGLKFDDLRQTVSARIKQQMIGVETNITMGELRSIRIFVAGDAYKPGSYTVSSLSTITQALFVAGGIAEIGSLRNIQLKRKGKLIGKLDLYDLLMRGDASNDMRLRSGDVVFIPSVGGLISVDGEVRRPAIYELKGNESIDEVIAMSGGLKEGAYPKSSSIERYNKQGLKTIKNIDLTTDFGRMTRVKAGDILKVKTSTSQFENAVTVIGAVIRPGKYQWYQGQKISDLLPSIWGDFQPSADLDYAIVVREINKYGDIQVHQFAPSQAIIDKSEDQDLELSPRDIVMVFNFRDGAQNRFELNKLVRERVEKVVQLVGDNSLSKDLFSAGFVQLETQKLTDRSQLGGVVVAKEQVEDDQTLAIKGEVNRMMANLFEDPELIRLSSLMNRKELLYPIIMKLNYQSRSGEGVQVVAVKGQVYYQGMYPLAVNARVSDLVIAAGGLKEGAYTSRAELTRTITLSDGSSITHENIELLKAIDGEPSSDLQLKGRDILTVMTTPEWQENKSVEIRGEVRFPGVYNISRGETLKDVIERAGGFTSYAYLPSAVFVRESVRLQEQLEIKKLADQLRRDIATRGVSKDGDVVNYSDAKMMLTDLENIEAVGRLVVDLSAISIGIEQADLQLEDSDVLYVPSTKQTIAVMGEVQHAATHRYKQGLTVDEYLSMSGGVRERADDGRTYVIKANGSVILPSRSIWFSSEDSLQPGDTIIVPLDTEYKDNLSLWSQVTSIVYNTAVAFAAIANL, from the coding sequence GTGTTACTAAAAGTTAAGAAACTCATTCTAGTAAGCATAGGTCTTATATGTTTAACAATTGGGTCGGCGCATGCTGTAACCCCATCACTGCAAATGATGGAAAAATTCAAGAGCTTGCCTAAAGCCGAACAGGAGCGATTGGCAAAGCAATATGGATTAGATCCTTCTGCGATAAGTGCCGATTCGAACAGTTCTCAGCAGCAATTGGGTAGTCAATCAATAATTAACCCTAGAGAAATTAAGGATGAACAAACCAAGGCTTTAAAAGAACAGCAACTTATTGTCGAAGAAGTGCATCAATTTTTAAAAGATCAAAAAGACAAAGAAACTAAGAAACTGAAGCCTTATGGTTATGACTTGTTTGAAGGCGAACCGATGACTTTTGCTCCTGTGTCAGATATTCCTATTCCAGGGGAGTACCTAGTCGGTCCAGGAGATAATATCAAGGTCCAACTCTATGGAAAGGAAAATAAAGAGTACGATTTAGTTATTAGCCGAGATGGGACTATTCAATTTCCTCAGTTGGGCCCAATATCTGTATCTGGTTTAAAGTTTGACGATCTACGTCAAACTGTTTCTGCGCGTATTAAGCAGCAGATGATAGGTGTTGAAACGAATATTACAATGGGTGAACTTCGTTCTATTCGCATTTTTGTTGCGGGAGACGCCTATAAACCAGGTTCATATACCGTATCTAGTCTTTCTACGATCACACAAGCTCTGTTTGTAGCTGGAGGTATCGCAGAAATAGGTTCTTTAAGAAATATTCAGTTGAAACGCAAAGGGAAGTTGATTGGTAAGTTGGATCTTTATGACCTACTAATGCGGGGGGATGCATCTAATGATATGCGATTGCGTTCCGGGGATGTCGTCTTTATTCCGTCAGTTGGAGGATTGATATCTGTAGACGGTGAAGTTCGACGTCCAGCTATTTATGAGCTTAAGGGTAATGAGTCTATTGATGAGGTCATTGCCATGTCTGGTGGACTTAAAGAGGGAGCTTATCCAAAAAGTAGTAGCATCGAGCGTTACAATAAACAAGGTCTCAAAACAATAAAAAATATTGATCTGACTACCGATTTTGGCCGAATGACAAGAGTTAAAGCTGGCGATATTCTTAAAGTAAAAACATCTACCTCTCAGTTTGAAAATGCTGTAACTGTTATAGGTGCTGTAATCCGTCCTGGTAAGTATCAATGGTATCAAGGACAAAAAATCAGTGATCTACTTCCATCTATCTGGGGAGATTTCCAACCTTCTGCTGACCTTGACTATGCTATTGTTGTACGCGAAATTAATAAATATGGTGACATTCAGGTACATCAATTTGCGCCATCTCAAGCAATTATTGATAAATCGGAAGACCAAGACCTTGAGCTAAGTCCTCGTGATATTGTAATGGTATTTAACTTTAGAGATGGTGCTCAAAATCGTTTCGAGTTGAATAAACTTGTTAGAGAAAGAGTTGAGAAAGTTGTACAACTTGTCGGCGATAACTCGTTGTCAAAAGACTTATTTAGTGCGGGTTTTGTACAATTAGAAACTCAAAAGTTGACAGATCGTAGCCAGTTAGGTGGTGTCGTAGTTGCCAAAGAGCAAGTTGAAGATGATCAAACTTTAGCAATCAAAGGTGAAGTTAACAGAATGATGGCGAATCTATTTGAGGACCCTGAACTTATTCGTCTTAGTAGCCTAATGAACCGTAAAGAGTTGCTTTATCCCATTATCATGAAGCTAAATTATCAAAGTAGATCGGGTGAAGGAGTCCAAGTTGTTGCGGTTAAGGGACAAGTTTATTATCAGGGCATGTATCCTTTAGCTGTTAATGCTAGGGTTTCTGATTTGGTTATAGCTGCCGGAGGCCTAAAAGAAGGTGCTTATACATCTAGGGCTGAGTTGACAAGAACTATTACGTTATCAGATGGCTCAAGTATCACTCATGAGAATATTGAATTACTAAAAGCTATAGATGGCGAACCTAGTTCAGACTTACAACTGAAAGGTAGAGATATTCTGACAGTGATGACTACGCCAGAATGGCAAGAAAATAAATCCGTTGAAATTCGTGGAGAAGTTCGCTTTCCGGGAGTTTATAATATAAGCAGGGGTGAGACATTAAAAGATGTTATTGAGAGGGCCGGCGGCTTTACAAGTTATGCTTATCTACCTTCAGCGGTATTTGTTCGAGAATCTGTCCGTCTCCAAGAACAATTGGAGATTAAAAAGTTAGCAGATCAGTTGCGAAGAGATATTGCAACACGCGGTGTATCTAAAGATGGTGATGTCGTTAATTATAGCGATGCCAAGATGATGCTAACAGACCTTGAGAATATTGAGGCTGTAGGCCGTTTAGTTGTAGACCTTTCTGCTATATCAATTGGTATTGAACAAGCTGATCTTCAACTAGAGGATTCTGATGTGCTTTATGTGCCGTCAACTAAGCAGACTATTGCTGTTATGGGCGAAGTCCAGCACGCTGCTACTCATAGATACAAACAAGGGTTAACTGTTGATGAATATCTTAGTATGTCAGGTGGTGTAAGAGAAAGAGCTGATGATGGCCGAACATATGTTATTAAAGCTAATGGCTCCGTTATACTGCCTAGCCGTTCAATTTGGTTTAGTAGTGAGGATAGTTTACAACCTGGGGATACCATCATTGTTCCCTTGGATACCGAGTATAAAGATAACTTATCGCTTTGGTCACAGGTTACTAGTATCGTTTATAACACAGCTGTCGCATTTGCCGCTATCGCTAATCTTTAA
- a CDS encoding Wzz/FepE/Etk N-terminal domain-containing protein: protein MQKQEIEIDIKDLLTSLWRQKFLIIIITTIFAVTSVLFALSLPNLYKAEVLLAPALEDSQMSGALNQLGGIAAMAGINVGGKLGASRVDLALETLKSRKFTQHFIDKRNILIPLMAMERWDALSGEVVIKSDLYDESSHKWIRPVAEGKSVIPTAWEAYKEFELIVDYERLKMGGFIKLSVESQSPYLAQQWADWLVDDLNQWIKKGDIKEFTANITYINEKINSTQVAEMQKVFYQLVEEQTKRLMLAEVQEEYVFKVIDPAVVPEEKDSPRRAIICILGTFIGGFLALLIALIRHILARK from the coding sequence ATGCAAAAGCAAGAAATAGAGATTGATATAAAAGACTTACTCACATCTTTGTGGCGTCAGAAATTTTTAATCATAATTATCACTACAATATTCGCAGTAACCTCAGTGCTGTTTGCTCTTTCTTTGCCCAACCTATACAAAGCGGAGGTTTTGTTGGCTCCAGCTCTTGAAGACTCGCAGATGTCTGGTGCACTTAATCAGCTGGGCGGGATAGCTGCTATGGCTGGGATAAATGTGGGGGGAAAGCTGGGAGCTTCAAGAGTGGATTTGGCACTAGAGACGCTGAAATCGCGCAAATTTACACAACACTTTATCGACAAACGAAACATACTTATCCCGTTAATGGCTATGGAGCGCTGGGATGCACTTAGTGGAGAAGTCGTCATTAAGTCTGATCTATATGATGAAAGCTCCCATAAGTGGATTCGTCCTGTTGCTGAAGGCAAGTCAGTTATCCCGACTGCATGGGAGGCTTATAAAGAATTTGAGCTGATAGTTGATTATGAACGGTTGAAAATGGGCGGCTTTATCAAATTATCGGTAGAGTCACAATCACCCTATTTAGCACAACAATGGGCTGATTGGTTGGTGGATGACTTGAATCAATGGATAAAGAAAGGCGATATAAAAGAGTTTACCGCAAATATTACCTATATTAATGAAAAAATAAATTCCACCCAAGTGGCTGAAATGCAGAAGGTTTTCTATCAGTTGGTAGAGGAGCAAACTAAAAGGCTGATGCTTGCAGAGGTTCAAGAGGAGTATGTGTTCAAGGTAATCGATCCTGCGGTTGTTCCCGAAGAGAAAGACTCTCCTCGCAGAGCTATTATATGTATTTTGGGGACGTTTATCGGGGGATTCTTAGCACTTTTGATTGCTTTGATTCGTCATATTCTG
- a CDS encoding chemotaxis protein CheW, whose product MADAKNVAAVAASKDDEVLQWVTFRLDNETYGINVMQVQEVLRYTEIAPVPGAPHYVLGIINLRGNVVTVIDTRSRFGLAPSDVDDSTRIVIIEAEKQVIGILVDSVAEVVYLRGSEIDNAPNVGTEESAKFIQGVSNRDNELLILVDLDKLLSDEEWMELSQI is encoded by the coding sequence ATGGCAGATGCAAAAAACGTTGCGGCAGTAGCTGCGAGTAAAGACGATGAAGTGTTGCAATGGGTAACGTTTCGTTTAGATAATGAAACTTATGGCATTAATGTAATGCAGGTTCAGGAGGTTCTACGCTATACCGAAATTGCTCCAGTACCAGGCGCACCCCATTATGTCTTAGGGATCATTAACCTGCGGGGTAATGTTGTTACAGTTATTGATACACGCTCTCGTTTTGGTTTAGCACCTTCTGATGTCGATGATTCTACACGGATCGTGATTATCGAAGCTGAAAAGCAGGTGATCGGCATTCTGGTTGATAGTGTTGCTGAGGTGGTTTATCTGCGTGGTTCAGAGATCGATAATGCACCAAACGTAGGTACCGAAGAAAGCGCTAAATTTATCCAAGGCGTTAGTAACCGTGACAATGAGCTACTTATTCTGGTCGATTTAGATAAGTTATTATCTGATGAAGAGTGGATGGAATTATCTCAGATATAG
- a CDS encoding peptide MFS transporter: MSVAKPQGTMLGHPKGLFLLFTTELWERFSYYAMRAILVLYLVDAVQSQGGHGLGWTQADALSLYGTFTGLVYLTPLIGGWLADTYLGQRKAIVIGGALMAAGQFILGTPHAWVQGMETEVFYVGLGVLILGNGLFKPNISTMVGDLYEEGDHRRDGAFTIFYMGINVGAFLSGIIVGSVVAYFDGNFQAGFLCAGIGMVLSLIIQFVFAQKLLGDIGRVPAAQLEKQKAAERGEVRKEPLTKVERDRIKVIMIMGLFTIIFWAGFEQAGGLMNLFTNDFTDRMIGSWEVPTTWFQSLNAMFIVIFAPVVASIWIRLGKNEPNSPVKFALGLILLGIGFLFMIGAVLEMGGDASAKSSMWWLVGAYFFHTMGELCLSPIGLSMVTKLAPLRIASLMMGAWFLFVAAANKIGGVVGSFIGHGGAKEEQLANAMSIFAGIAITAALSGVILYFMSDKLVDWMHGAEDGHHTEEEALEEEIAVTAEHEAIKR, translated from the coding sequence ATGAGCGTAGCTAAACCCCAAGGTACGATGCTCGGGCATCCTAAGGGATTATTCCTGTTATTTACAACAGAATTATGGGAACGATTCAGTTATTACGCAATGCGTGCGATTTTGGTTTTATATCTTGTCGACGCAGTTCAATCGCAAGGTGGTCATGGATTGGGTTGGACCCAAGCCGATGCACTTTCGCTCTATGGTACATTTACAGGCCTTGTTTACTTAACCCCGCTTATCGGTGGTTGGTTAGCAGATACCTACCTAGGTCAACGTAAGGCTATTGTCATTGGCGGCGCATTAATGGCTGCGGGTCAATTTATTCTTGGTACGCCACACGCTTGGGTTCAGGGTATGGAAACTGAGGTTTTTTACGTTGGCTTAGGTGTACTTATCTTAGGTAACGGCTTATTTAAACCCAATATTTCCACCATGGTGGGTGATCTATATGAAGAAGGCGATCACCGCCGCGATGGTGCTTTCACTATCTTCTATATGGGTATCAACGTTGGTGCATTCCTCTCTGGTATTATCGTAGGCTCTGTCGTTGCCTATTTTGACGGTAACTTCCAAGCTGGTTTCCTATGTGCTGGTATTGGTATGGTGCTGTCATTAATCATTCAATTTGTATTTGCACAAAAGTTACTTGGCGACATTGGCCGCGTACCAGCAGCACAACTTGAAAAACAAAAGGCGGCCGAACGTGGCGAAGTACGTAAAGAGCCACTGACCAAAGTCGAACGCGATCGCATTAAAGTGATCATGATCATGGGTTTGTTCACTATCATTTTCTGGGCTGGCTTCGAACAAGCTGGCGGTTTGATGAACTTGTTTACCAATGACTTCACCGACCGAATGATAGGTTCATGGGAAGTACCAACAACTTGGTTCCAATCACTAAACGCTATGTTCATCGTTATTTTTGCGCCAGTGGTAGCTTCTATCTGGATCCGCTTAGGTAAAAATGAGCCTAACTCTCCAGTTAAATTCGCGTTAGGTCTTATCCTATTGGGTATTGGTTTCCTATTTATGATTGGCGCCGTGCTTGAAATGGGCGGCGACGCGAGTGCTAAGTCAAGCATGTGGTGGTTGGTCGGCGCATACTTCTTCCATACTATGGGCGAACTATGTCTATCGCCTATCGGCCTTTCTATGGTGACTAAGTTGGCTCCACTGCGTATTGCCTCATTAATGATGGGCGCATGGTTCCTGTTTGTGGCAGCGGCCAACAAAATTGGTGGTGTTGTTGGTTCATTCATTGGCCACGGTGGTGCCAAAGAAGAACAACTTGCAAACGCTATGTCTATCTTCGCTGGTATTGCCATTACGGCGGCGCTTTCGGGTGTCATTCTATATTTCATGTCAGACAAGCTAGTTGACTGGATGCATGGTGCTGAAGACGGTCACCATACTGAAGAAGAAGCCTTAGAAGAAGAGATCGCTGTGACTGCAGAGCATGAAGCGATTAAAAGATAA
- a CDS encoding DUF2802 domain-containing protein, translating to MGDEMLIAALLYVIACLGLVLYQQKQMSKLRTKIDALTLLVKESDRQREVVKRELQELRTGTIGVGRRMLELEKRVAKQDARIDETSQQDPQARLYSRAMKMVELGAGVDELVKECELPKAEAELLLRLHRKA from the coding sequence ATTGGCGATGAAATGTTAATTGCAGCATTGCTGTACGTGATTGCCTGTTTAGGGCTTGTGCTATACCAACAAAAGCAGATGAGTAAATTAAGAACCAAGATCGATGCATTGACGCTACTCGTTAAAGAGAGTGACCGTCAACGTGAAGTTGTTAAGCGAGAACTGCAGGAACTTCGAACGGGTACCATAGGTGTTGGCCGTCGGATGTTGGAATTAGAAAAACGCGTGGCGAAACAAGATGCCCGTATTGATGAGACTAGCCAACAAGATCCGCAGGCACGACTCTATTCCAGAGCCATGAAGATGGTCGAACTAGGGGCTGGTGTCGATGAGTTAGTTAAAGAGTGCGAACTGCCAAAGGCAGAAGCCGAACTGTTACTTAGATTACATCGTAAAGCTTAA
- a CDS encoding MlaA family lipoprotein — protein sequence MKCKWIALSLLILGVPVAAQTVNQGEAIAKDNSTKDVTIVYNDPRDPIEGFNRAMWDFNYQFMDRYIYRPVAHTYNDFLPRPVKTGVNNFVLNFEEPSSLVNNALQGKWGWAANAGGRFTINTTIGLLGIIDVADMMGMSRKQDEFNEVLGYYGVPNGPYFMAPFLGPYVTRELASDWVDGLYFPLSDLTMWQSLAKWGLKNLHKRASAIDQERLVDNALDPYTFVREAYFQHLDYKVYDGDVPISTDDDELLDEYMKELD from the coding sequence ATGAAGTGTAAATGGATTGCGTTAAGTCTGCTTATTTTGGGTGTCCCTGTTGCAGCTCAAACCGTAAACCAAGGCGAAGCGATTGCTAAGGATAACAGCACTAAGGACGTGACTATCGTTTATAATGATCCCCGCGACCCGATAGAAGGCTTTAACCGAGCCATGTGGGATTTTAACTATCAATTTATGGACAGATATATCTATCGACCAGTCGCGCATACTTACAATGATTTTCTCCCTCGTCCAGTGAAAACAGGCGTCAATAATTTTGTCTTGAACTTTGAAGAGCCTAGTTCACTCGTTAATAACGCTTTACAAGGCAAATGGGGCTGGGCAGCTAATGCTGGCGGTCGATTCACCATAAATACCACTATCGGTCTTTTGGGGATCATTGATGTTGCCGATATGATGGGCATGTCACGCAAGCAAGATGAGTTCAATGAAGTGTTAGGTTATTACGGCGTGCCAAATGGTCCCTATTTCATGGCGCCATTTCTTGGGCCTTATGTTACTCGAGAATTAGCGTCAGATTGGGTTGATGGTCTATATTTTCCATTGTCAGACTTAACCATGTGGCAGTCTTTGGCGAAATGGGGACTGAAAAATTTGCATAAACGAGCTTCGGCTATCGATCAAGAGAGACTTGTCGATAATGCGCTAGACCCCTACACTTTTGTAAGGGAAGCATATTTCCAGCATCTCGATTATAAAGTTTATGATGGTGACGTACCGATATCGACAGATGATGACGAACTACTTGACGAATACATGAAAGAGCTCGATTAG
- a CDS encoding response regulator, translated as MALEDLVILLVEDDPVFRSIVAAFLTNRGATVIEADDGQQGLERFCQRDFDIVLADLSMPILGGLEMLKQMIKRKPSTQSIVISGNQVMADVVEALRVGACDYLVKPVNDLCLIENAIHQCLGDTNQQDVQIDELEELSYQELEEHLALLEQNAEAAKSVQQQLFPPSEIDYPKAKIDYSLFKNDDVSAYFIDSANVGDQYLIMYMAHFHPQDNRCAFASVLLKSFVNQKLKLFRNGNTQTVIEPFNMLSYLNERMTKSGLDIYVDIVYVVVELNHFRASIAQAGKGLRCYIRNEEGLLPLAMPDSLQIGILEWGQPSIQFRNLMPRESLCIVSSIPEHKEMLLTNEFLGLAYQTTVTPGGYVQMSF; from the coding sequence ATGGCGTTAGAAGATCTAGTAATATTGTTGGTCGAAGACGATCCTGTTTTTCGCAGTATAGTTGCGGCATTTTTAACAAACCGAGGCGCTACGGTTATCGAAGCCGATGACGGTCAGCAAGGGCTAGAGCGGTTTTGCCAACGAGATTTTGATATCGTACTTGCCGATTTGAGTATGCCGATCTTGGGCGGTTTAGAGATGCTTAAACAGATGATTAAGCGTAAACCTAGCACTCAGTCTATCGTCATTTCAGGCAATCAAGTGATGGCCGATGTCGTTGAAGCTCTGCGGGTCGGCGCGTGCGATTATTTAGTCAAACCTGTCAATGATCTCTGCCTAATAGAAAATGCCATACATCAGTGTTTGGGTGATACAAATCAGCAAGATGTTCAGATTGATGAACTTGAAGAACTCTCATATCAGGAGCTAGAAGAACACCTTGCACTACTAGAGCAAAATGCCGAAGCAGCCAAGAGTGTTCAGCAACAGCTTTTCCCACCTTCAGAAATAGACTATCCCAAAGCAAAAATCGATTACAGCCTTTTCAAGAATGACGATGTTAGTGCTTACTTTATTGATAGTGCGAATGTTGGTGACCAGTACTTAATTATGTATATGGCACACTTTCACCCACAAGATAATCGCTGCGCATTTGCGAGTGTGTTGCTCAAGAGTTTTGTTAATCAGAAGCTTAAGTTATTTCGAAACGGCAATACGCAAACGGTGATAGAGCCATTCAATATGCTCAGTTATCTCAATGAACGCATGACTAAATCGGGTCTAGATATCTATGTGGATATCGTCTATGTGGTCGTAGAGCTAAATCATTTCCGAGCGTCTATTGCACAAGCTGGTAAAGGACTTCGCTGTTATATTCGTAATGAAGAGGGACTATTACCCCTAGCAATGCCTGATTCACTCCAAATTGGGATTTTAGAGTGGGGACAACCTAGCATTCAATTTAGAAACTTAATGCCAAGAGAGAGCTTGTGCATTGTTTCAAGTATTCCTGAACATAAGGAAATGCTACTTACCAATGAGTTCCTAGGGTTGGCATATCAAACGACGGTTACCCCTGGTGGTTATGTGCAGATGAGTTTTTGA